TTTCCCGATGTACCGGCATATGCGCGCTGTAGCCATGCGGTCAGGGCGTGGTTGGGGCGTTTGTAGGCGAGCGAAAGGCGAAGGCTTTGGCGGGGTACGCGATTTGTAGCACTTCTGGCATCAGCGGTCAGGCGTACAGAAAAACCTCTGCTGAATCGGTGGGTAAAATTGAGCCGCAGGCGAGCGCCTCGTTCTGGTAGTGCGCTTTTCTCTGGCCTGAGCTGCCCATGACGGTCGAGGGCGATATCGAGGCGTTGGCGTTTTGATATGCGCCAGGTCAAGCCGAAGAATGCGCCCCATTCGTTGTTGGGGGGAGAGCTATAGGCGGCATAAGGTGCGCCGTGCAAGCTGTGGAAATTGGCGCCATAGCGTCTGCCAATGAGATGGAGACGCAGGGTGGGTGTTCCAGCGACGAGGCCGGTTATGAAAGCGCTGGGGGCGATTTCGCCAAATAGAGCGATGCGGTCGGCGCGGTAGAGGGCATTGAGACTGAATAACATGCCTGCCTGAGCTGTGCGCGGCACTGCGGATTCACCGGCTGTGTCAGACGCAACTGGATTGAAGGCCGTGTCGAGGATTGTCAGTCCAATGTTTTTTTGCGAGGAGCCAATGGCTATGTTTGCACCTGTGAGGCGTTCGCGGAGCGCGTTTTTGCGCGCTTGTGAGGTTTCGGTGTGGTGAAGGCCGCTGGTGTAGATACGCGTATCAGATCCAAAGGTCGCATCCCATGTCATTTGGCCATACATCAGGCTCCAGTGCAGGTGGGTGTGTGAGCCGCTCAGGTAAATGCCGCGCAGGGCACCGTGTTCTATGCTGGTGCGGTTGCCTGATCGCGTGGCAGTGCGGGCGCGTGCATAGCTCAGGCCAGTCGCGTTGCGGGTGCGGCGAGAAAAGAGCAGTCCTTGTCCCCATTCCGGACGCACGTCTCCTATGATGATGTTGACGCGGGAAAGGGGCAGGGCAATATAGCCAGTGACGTAATCGGTGATAATGGGTTCTTCCGGGTCGCGTTCTGTAAGAAAAAAGGCAAAGAGACGTGTGGGTGAAGCGATTTCGAGTCGTTGATAGAGACGCATGTCGCCAAAGCTATTGGCGCGTCTGGAAGGGCGCGAGACGCGGGATGTGTATTGTAAACGCCATGGGCGCGGAGGTGCGATGGACAGATAGGGCGCGATGAGGTCGATGTGCTCTGCCGATAAGCCCTGGACAGAGGCGAGTTCTTCGAGGGTGCGATAGGGGCGCCGGGCGATGATTTGCCGGGCGAGTTC
This window of the Gemmatimonadota bacterium genome carries:
- a CDS encoding helix-hairpin-helix domain-containing protein, coding for MPEHIFHIRTLAWHIVFTLCLPALLFAQPSAIYTEGEAEAYNDLLRDLEGIRLELNRASEKDLLILPGLTPELARQIIARRPYRTLEELASVQGLSAEHIDLIAPYLSIAPPRPWRLQYTSRVSRPSRRANSFGDMRLYQRLEIASPTRLFAFFLTERDPEEPIITDYVTGYIALPLSRVNIIIGDVRPEWGQGLLFSRRTRNATGLSYARARTATRSGNRTSIEHGALRGIYLSGSHTHLHWSLMYGQMTWDATFGSDTRIYTSGLHHTETSQARKNALRERLTGANIAIGSSQKNIGLTILDTAFNPVASDTAGESAVPRTAQAGMLFSLNALYRADRIALFGEIAPSAFITGLVAGTPTLRLHLIGRRYGANFHSLHGAPYAAYSSPPNNEWGAFFGLTWRISKRQRLDIALDRHGQLRPEKSALPERGARLRLNFTHRFSRGFSVRLTADARSATNRVPRQSLRLSLAYKRPNHALTAWLQRAYAGTSGNAAGLRLQLGKSTGFSLALWATHHKISSYNARIYDIEPDVWGGIRLLTLSGDGTNRGLRLTWATAHFRLSTRYSHHRTSSWSAQLDLKR